TAAAGCCCAAAAGTGCACAGTTTTTCGCTAACCATTTTCCTCTCACCATTAATGTCATATCTTATCCCTTGTTAACGACAGAATTAGATGGCATTTTTGAATTGTACGCCCCGATTACTTGCTGATCGCCAATTTGAATGTTATTATAGTCTCATTCTTGGTGAAAGAGTGAAACGGATGCGTAAATTAACAACAGTATTGACGGGAGCAACCGTGTTAATGTTGCTCGGTGCAGGAACAGCATCAGCAAATGAGCGACCAGTTTCCCAAATCGCTCAACGGCTGGAAGCTCAGAATCCGGCTGCTTCTACTACAGCGGGCACGATCAGAGGCATTGTTAGAAGCGTTGTAGGCGATGTTGTGACGATTCAGCGGCCTGATGGTTCCATTACGCGAACCACCCTCACAAAACGCGAACGTGGGAATATAGGCCACTTAATCGGTCGTGATGTAGTGGTGAGCAATAACTTTAATCAGCGAATTACTTTAGCTCCGCCGCCGGCTCCTCGTGTTGTGGCTCCTCGCCCGATTTCTTTACCTAACCGACCGCCCACAGCCGCACCGGCAGTAACGCCTCGTCCGGTTCCGCCGGCGCCGGTGCCGCGTCCTGTGCCGGTTACTCCACAATTCCCCGCACCGGCACCTGTTATCATTCCTCAAACTTGGTAATTTCTTAAACGATTTACCACATTTCATAAATTAGGTTTAAAATTTTAATGCCGTCCACTGTGGCGGCATTATTTTTGTCAATTTTGGGGCTTTAAACCGATTTAAAAAATGGGTATAATTTCTGGCGTATAGGGGCATCCTATTTATACAGGTTTTTTCTTTTCTTCGGTTGTTGAGGATAAGAAAAGAGTTTTTTAACCGCAGATGTTAGGCGTAGCCGCGCGTAGCGCTACGCAGATGAACGCAGATGAACGCTTTGGGTTTGTCTGGTTATTTATGGGGTTAGAAATGTTTTTTAAACCTTGCATTTAATAATTTGGAATTTTGGCCGATGGGGGATGGTTTTTGAACTATGAATAATCAATTAATAACTCCGAATATTGTGACTGCTTTGGGGTTAATGGTTTTGGCAATTGGGATTTCGGCATGGCAGAGTTTAGGGCTAGAATTTCAATTAGCAATGGCTACAGGACGAACAATTTTACAGTTGCTTGTGGTGGGGTATTTCCTGCAAGCAGTTTTTGAAATTAATAATCTTTGGGTAGTGTTGGGTGTCGTGGCTGTTATGATGACAATTGCGGCAATTGTAGCTCGTAATCGTATTAGTAAAAAAATTCCTTTTGTGTTGCCGGTGGTTTGGGGGTCCATTTTAGTCAGTACGGCGCTGACGTTAGGTTATACAAATTTGCTGGTTGTACAGGCAGATCCTTGGTATCTACCACGCTATTTAATTCCTTTGGCTGGCATTATTTTAGGCAATGCTATGAATAGTGCTGCGCTGGCGGGGGAACGTTTAGTTAGTACAATTAATAATAGTCAAGTTGAAATTGAAACTCATTTGTGTTTGGGTGCAACTCCCGATCAAGCTGTGGCGCAATATCGCAAAGAAGCCATAAAAGCAGGCATGATTCCCACAATTAATACAATGATGGTGGTGGGAGTTGTAACTTTACCAGGAATTATTACCGGCCAGATGTTAAGCGGTGTGGCACCCTTGGATGCGGCTGTTTATCAAATTTTAATTATGTTTTTGTTGGCTTTTACAACATTGATTACAACTGCACTTTTAACCTGGGGTTTATGCCGGCAGTTTTTTAATAGCGCCGGTCAACTTTTGAAATGGTGAAAAAGTTATTTTTCGTTGGTTAATGTAGGGGCGGTTTCCCCATGTCCGCCCCAAACTGCTCACCGGCAATTACTGTTTATCAGCAGCCATTTCCGGTTTAAGAATAGCTTGGCCGATGCGTTCGCGCCACCAAGCTAACAGCGTACTGGCAATGAAAATACTTGAATATGCACCAGCAGCAAAGCCAATAATTAATGCCAAAGCGAAGAACTTTAAGGTTTCGCCTCCAAAAATGAAAATGGCAAATAAAGTCAGCAAAGTGGTAAAAGTGGTATTAATAGAACGAGTTAACGTTTGATTAACGGCATCATCAACAACTTGGTTTATATGTAGTTCTGGATGCAGTTTCAAAACTTCTCGAACTCGGTCATAAATAACCACCGTATCATTAACAGAAAATCCGATAATTGTCAAGAGGGCAACGATAAATAAACTATCAACTTCTACCCCCAAAACTAAACCGAGAATCGAGAAAATGCCCACCGTAACTAAAACATCGTGAAAGAGAGCCACAAAGGCAAAAAAGGCATAATCAAGCTGAAAACGAAACGTCAGGTAAACAGTAATACCCGCAAAAGAAAGAAACAAAGCCAACAACCCAGACGAGAAAATTTGCCGGCCTAAAGTTGGCCCGACGCTATCAATTTGAGTAGCTTGGGGGTTAAAAGTACCGAGTTTTTGGGTGAGGGCTTCTTCTAACTGATCCCGTTGTTCAACATTTAAAGTTTTTGTGCGAATAGAAAGAGCGTGCTTTTCATCTCCCAAAACTTGAATGCTGCTACCGGCCAGATTTTGCGTTGCCAAAACTTCTCGAACAGTTGCGGTATCAATAGGTTTACCACAGTTATTTGGTTTGCTACAATCAAGCTCAAATTGTAAGCGTGTACCGCCAATAAAATCAAGGCTGGGACGCAAGGGAGCACGGATATCAGGATTGAGACAAGAAATAATCATGGCAAGGATGCCGGCAATAATAACCGCGCTGGAAATGCCCCACCAAAGTGACCGCTTTTTAATAACGTTGAGTTTCATTTTTCATTATTTTGAGTTGATTGTGCAGAGCTTCAGAAAAGCAAGAAACCTTCTAACTTTTTACCGCAGATTTGTCAAGATTCGGACAAAACAGTTCTGGTTTTCGCAGTTTGGGTAAAGTAATTGCCACAAACATAAACGTGCGGCTACAAGTAAGCGCCGTAAACATACTAATAGCAACCCCCAAAGCCAGAGTCAGAGCAAAGCCTTTAACTAAACCACTCCCTAACCAAAACAAAGCGGCGCAAGCAATTAAAGTCGTAACGTTGCCATCTAAAATACTAGAAAAAGCGCGATAAAACCCAGATTCCACAGAGCGATAAAGGGTTTTGCCGGCTCGCAATTCTTCGCGGGTACGTTCAAAAATTAGGACGTTTGCATCAACTGCCATCCCAATACTAAGAACAAAACCTGCAATTCCTGGCAGACTCAAGGTGACGCCAAGCAAGGCAAAAGCAGCCATCGTTAGCACAGAGTAAATAATTAGAGCAGCATCGGCAATTAATCCGGGGAGACGATAATAAACTGCCATGAATATCAGCACTAGCAATAACCCACCCACACCGGCGTAAATACTGCTTTGAATACTATCGCGTCCAAGCGTAGCACCGAC
This genomic window from Ancylothrix sp. D3o contains:
- the fetB gene encoding ABC transporter permease; its protein translation is MNNQLITPNIVTALGLMVLAIGISAWQSLGLEFQLAMATGRTILQLLVVGYFLQAVFEINNLWVVLGVVAVMMTIAAIVARNRISKKIPFVLPVVWGSILVSTALTLGYTNLLVVQADPWYLPRYLIPLAGIILGNAMNSAALAGERLVSTINNSQVEIETHLCLGATPDQAVAQYRKEAIKAGMIPTINTMMVVGVVTLPGIITGQMLSGVAPLDAAVYQILIMFLLAFTTLITTALLTWGLCRQFFNSAGQLLKW
- the secF gene encoding protein translocase subunit SecF translates to MKLNVIKKRSLWWGISSAVIIAGILAMIISCLNPDIRAPLRPSLDFIGGTRLQFELDCSKPNNCGKPIDTATVREVLATQNLAGSSIQVLGDEKHALSIRTKTLNVEQRDQLEEALTQKLGTFNPQATQIDSVGPTLGRQIFSSGLLALFLSFAGITVYLTFRFQLDYAFFAFVALFHDVLVTVGIFSILGLVLGVEVDSLFIVALLTIIGFSVNDTVVIYDRVREVLKLHPELHINQVVDDAVNQTLTRSINTTFTTLLTLFAIFIFGGETLKFFALALIIGFAAGAYSSIFIASTLLAWWRERIGQAILKPEMAADKQ